A single Fusobacterium hominis DNA region contains:
- a CDS encoding molybdopterin-binding protein — MKLIKTVDAEGYVLQHDITQILPGEFKGRAFKKGHIITKEDIPKLLSLGKDHIYVFELGDVGVHENDAAIILGNVGRGKYVATSSEIKEGKINFTSLTDGILKINKNKLLELNMLGEMSFATLPNNYPIKKGQHIASARVIPLVIDKKKMDKVQEIIKRPLVSVRPFKTYKVGIIITGNEVFYGRIEDKFSEVIKRKVGEYNCSIVGQLFCPDDKEIIKQSAQQLLRQGADMLIFTGGMSVDPDDLTPTSIIELGGELVTYGAPVLPGSMFLLSYLGDIPMMGLPGCVMFAGRTIFDLVLSRIMTGEKLTKKDIMSYGNGGLCQNCELCTYPNCGFGKQG, encoded by the coding sequence ATGAAACTTATTAAAACAGTTGATGCCGAAGGATACGTTCTTCAACACGATATTACACAAATTCTTCCTGGTGAATTTAAAGGAAGAGCTTTTAAAAAAGGACACATAATTACTAAAGAAGATATTCCTAAGTTATTAAGTCTTGGAAAAGATCACATCTATGTATTTGAACTTGGAGATGTAGGAGTACATGAAAATGATGCTGCTATCATCTTAGGAAATGTAGGTAGAGGAAAATATGTTGCAACATCGTCTGAAATCAAAGAAGGAAAAATAAATTTTACATCTCTTACTGATGGAATACTAAAGATAAATAAAAATAAATTACTTGAACTTAATATGTTAGGTGAGATGTCTTTTGCAACACTGCCTAATAATTATCCTATAAAAAAAGGACAACATATTGCAAGTGCTAGAGTTATCCCACTTGTAATTGATAAGAAAAAAATGGATAAAGTACAAGAAATTATTAAACGTCCACTTGTTAGTGTTAGACCTTTTAAAACATATAAAGTTGGAATTATAATAACAGGTAATGAAGTATTTTATGGTAGAATTGAAGACAAATTTAGTGAAGTTATTAAAAGAAAAGTAGGAGAATATAATTGCTCTATTGTTGGACAACTTTTTTGTCCTGACGATAAGGAAATAATAAAACAAAGTGCTCAGCAACTTCTTCGTCAAGGTGCTGATATGCTTATATTTACTGGTGGAATGTCAGTTGACCCTGATGATCTTACTCCAACTTCTATAATTGAATTAGGTGGAGAGCTTGTTACTTATGGAGCTCCTGTCCTTCCTGGATCTATGTTTTTACTATCTTACTTAGGAGATATTCCTATGATGGGACTTCCAGGTTGTGTAATGTTTGCTGGTAGAACTATTTTTGATCTTGTATTATCAAGAATTATGACTGGTGAAAAACTTACTAAAAAAGATATAATGTCTTATGGTAATGGGGGACTTTGTCAAAATTGTGAGTTATGCACATATCCTAATTGTGGATTTGGAAAGCAGGGATAA
- the modB gene encoding molybdate ABC transporter permease subunit, producing the protein MNSLSLSIIFLTLKISVISTIIVTFFSIFLAWKLKNISVKIKNSIEMFINISLFISPSVLGYILILILGKKGIIGAFLYKYFNITVMFSWWAGIITAFFVTLPLMYNSIKAGMESLNPIYYEAGLEAGASEFQILRLIILPLIKKNILAGILLSFGRAMGEFGATLMLAGNIPGKTQTISMAIYSASESGDTSRANFFLIVILAISLLVMILYNYLFFKERKDI; encoded by the coding sequence ATGAATTCTCTCTCTTTAAGTATAATATTTCTTACACTTAAAATATCTGTAATTTCAACAATAATTGTAACTTTTTTTTCTATATTTTTAGCATGGAAGTTAAAGAATATTTCTGTAAAAATAAAAAACTCTATAGAGATGTTTATAAACATCTCTCTTTTTATATCACCTTCAGTATTAGGATATATTTTAATTTTAATATTGGGTAAGAAAGGAATTATTGGAGCCTTTTTATATAAATATTTTAATATAACAGTAATGTTTTCATGGTGGGCAGGTATTATTACTGCATTTTTTGTAACCTTACCTCTTATGTACAACAGTATAAAAGCCGGTATGGAATCATTGAATCCAATATATTATGAAGCTGGACTTGAAGCTGGAGCTAGTGAATTTCAAATTTTACGACTAATTATTTTGCCACTTATTAAAAAAAATATTTTGGCTGGTATTTTATTATCTTTTGGAAGAGCTATGGGAGAATTTGGTGCAACACTAATGCTTGCAGGAAATATCCCTGGAAAAACTCAGACTATATCAATGGCTATTTATTCTGCTTCTGAAAGTGGTGATACTTCAAGAGCAAATTTTTTCTTAATTGTTATACTTGCTATAAGCTTACTAGTCATGATATTGTATAACTATCTATTTTTTAAAGAAAGGAAAGACATATGA
- the modA gene encoding molybdate ABC transporter substrate-binding protein: MKKILSSIIITIFTILCITGCKEEKPTEITISAAASLKNSLEEIIQKFEHDNKNIKINVNFGGSGALKNQIIAGAPVDIVFFASQTDLDDLEKKGMIDPKYHGDILKNRLVIAGKRDISTMNDILEDKIAMGTPETVPAGRYAKQALTNADIWDKIEPNIIFTKDVRSAAQYVDLSEVDYAIIYKTDAKVLKNTNIVYIIPEELHKPIVYSYGILKGHNSDTNVKFYNFLSSDEAQKIYKKYNFEIADSKENL, translated from the coding sequence ATGAAAAAAATCTTATCAAGTATTATTATTACAATCTTTACAATACTATGTATAACTGGTTGTAAAGAAGAAAAACCTACTGAAATTACAATTAGTGCAGCAGCTAGTTTGAAAAATTCACTAGAAGAAATTATCCAAAAATTTGAACATGATAATAAAAATATTAAAATAAATGTTAATTTTGGAGGATCAGGAGCACTTAAAAATCAAATAATTGCAGGAGCTCCTGTAGATATAGTATTTTTTGCATCTCAAACTGATTTAGATGATCTTGAAAAAAAAGGAATGATAGATCCTAAGTACCATGGAGATATTTTAAAAAATAGACTTGTTATTGCTGGAAAAAGAGATATATCAACTATGAACGATATTTTAGAAGATAAAATAGCAATGGGGACTCCTGAAACAGTTCCAGCTGGAAGATATGCTAAACAAGCTCTTACAAATGCTGACATTTGGGACAAAATAGAGCCAAACATTATATTTACAAAAGATGTAAGAAGTGCAGCTCAGTATGTTGACTTAAGCGAAGTAGACTATGCTATTATTTATAAGACAGATGCTAAAGTTCTTAAAAATACCAATATAGTATATATTATCCCAGAAGAACTTCACAAACCTATAGTATATAGTTACGGTATTTTAAAAGGACATAATTCAGATACAAATGTTAAATTCTACAACTTTTTATCATCTGATGAAGCTCAAAAAATTTATAAAAAATATAATTTTGAAATTGCAGATAGTAAGGAAAATCTATGA